Proteins found in one Gordonia sp. PDNC005 genomic segment:
- a CDS encoding XRE family transcriptional regulator: MTQESIENEVDSLVRARIRGLRIAQGWTLDSLARRCHLSPSTLSRIETGHRRVALDQLVPIARALGTTLDHLVEPVDDRDVVIRPEPHQRPGVVTWMLSRDRAENGVIVAKMRLTPQPGVEPEQRVHPGYEWFTVLSGTVRLRLADRVIDIEAGEAAEFSTMVPHAFTAHRKVAEILTIFDRDGERAHLTADQR; this comes from the coding sequence ATGACGCAAGAATCGATCGAGAACGAGGTCGACAGCCTGGTCCGAGCCCGCATCCGAGGCCTGCGGATCGCCCAGGGATGGACTCTCGACTCCCTGGCCCGCCGGTGCCACCTCAGCCCCTCGACGCTGTCTCGCATCGAGACCGGCCATCGCAGAGTGGCCCTCGATCAGCTCGTTCCGATCGCACGGGCGCTCGGAACCACCCTCGATCACCTCGTGGAACCTGTGGACGACCGCGACGTCGTGATTCGACCCGAACCGCATCAACGCCCCGGCGTCGTCACGTGGATGTTGTCCCGCGATCGAGCGGAGAACGGCGTCATCGTCGCCAAGATGCGCCTCACGCCGCAGCCCGGGGTGGAGCCTGAGCAGCGGGTTCACCCCGGTTACGAGTGGTTCACCGTACTGTCCGGCACCGTCCGCTTGCGACTCGCTGATCGAGTGATCGACATCGAGGCGGGCGAAGCGGCGGAGTTCTCGACGATGGTCCCGCACGCGTTCACCGCTCATCGAAAGGTCGCCGAGATCCTCACGATCTTCGACAGAGACGGCGAACGCGCGCACCTCACCGCCGACCAGAGGTGA
- a CDS encoding NAD(P)/FAD-dependent oxidoreductase — MSNSTGNTGVRFDAVIVGGGAAGLSGAVALGRSLRTVLVVDKGEQRNLPSDAAHNVIAREGISPAELVAEGRREAASYGVEFADDAVISVERDGDFTVCLGSGRIVKARRLLLATGLVDELPRIPGVQEAWGHGVLHCPYCHGYEVRGRRIGVIATTSMGSVHQALLFAQLSRHVTVFAGSVEFDDQQRAELRASGISVVEGEVERVIEHDREVSGVQVDGRVHDVDNVVVGTRMMARTALFEQLGGVPQDHPFGQFIPSDPTGATGVDGVWTAGNAGNLAAMVSVAAGAGLLAGVAINADLVTADVRSALV, encoded by the coding sequence ATGAGCAACTCGACAGGCAACACCGGGGTCCGATTCGACGCAGTCATCGTGGGGGGAGGCGCTGCCGGACTGTCCGGCGCGGTCGCCCTCGGACGGTCACTGCGCACAGTCCTGGTCGTGGACAAGGGAGAACAACGGAACCTGCCGTCAGACGCCGCGCACAACGTGATCGCCCGTGAGGGGATATCACCCGCAGAGCTGGTCGCGGAGGGGCGACGGGAAGCAGCGTCGTACGGCGTCGAGTTCGCCGACGATGCAGTGATCTCGGTCGAGCGGGACGGGGACTTCACGGTCTGCCTCGGCTCCGGACGGATCGTGAAGGCCCGACGGCTGCTGCTCGCCACGGGCCTCGTCGACGAGCTGCCTCGGATTCCCGGTGTGCAAGAAGCGTGGGGGCACGGTGTTCTGCACTGCCCCTACTGCCACGGCTACGAGGTCCGAGGCCGGCGTATCGGCGTCATCGCCACCACATCGATGGGATCGGTCCACCAGGCTCTGCTCTTCGCACAGTTGAGCCGGCACGTCACCGTCTTCGCGGGTTCGGTCGAGTTCGATGATCAGCAGCGAGCCGAGCTGCGGGCGAGCGGAATCAGCGTTGTCGAAGGTGAGGTGGAGCGAGTCATCGAGCATGATCGTGAAGTGTCCGGGGTCCAGGTGGACGGCCGGGTCCACGACGTCGACAACGTGGTCGTCGGCACGCGGATGATGGCCCGGACCGCCCTCTTCGAGCAGCTCGGCGGTGTTCCGCAGGACCATCCGTTCGGCCAGTTCATTCCGTCCGACCCGACCGGAGCAACCGGGGTAGACGGCGTGTGGACCGCCGGAAACGCTGGGAATCTCGCCGCGATGGTATCGGTCGCCGCGGGTGCTGGGCTGTTGGCGGGCGTCGCGATCAATGCAGATCTTGTCACCGCCGACGTTCGGTCGGCGCTCGTCTGA
- a CDS encoding FAD-dependent oxidoreductase, producing the protein MFTSSVRPVSIDQVEEFDHEVDVLVVGFGCAGASAALEAEASGARVVILEQRSGGGGSSAQSGGEMYLGGGTSVQRACGFDDSASEMEAFLLAALGPDCDLEKVRLYCESSVAHFDWLVDQGVPFKNSLWPTPTWVPPTDDGLMWMGEKAFPFADLATPAPRGHRVTADGFGGKVLMDVLGRRVAESRVDVHVDTVALRLVVDGNEVVGVAARHFDTTVTYRVRGGVVITTGGFADNKAMLAEHAPALVGLPVNSDGGDDGRGIALAQAAGAAVRHMSAGKVGISLIPGMAVRGMVVDDRGRRFINEDVYPGLIGQAALFKHGLRVWVILDEEAFEEVPEVERWGVRPHYVAETLAELEAEIGMPDGALTSTVGEYNRHAENGDDPYFHKAPEWIRPLRSPFAAIDVRRGIAPPEHGGSTGGAEVFTIGGLRTSTDGEVLDIDGLPIPGLYGAGRATSGLHSWGYISGTSLGDGTFFGRRAGSAAARRSSTSAE; encoded by the coding sequence ATGTTCACGTCTTCGGTCCGTCCCGTCTCTATCGACCAGGTCGAAGAGTTCGACCACGAGGTTGATGTCCTCGTCGTCGGCTTCGGGTGCGCGGGGGCGTCCGCAGCGCTCGAGGCCGAGGCTTCCGGAGCGCGGGTGGTGATCCTCGAACAGCGCAGTGGTGGAGGCGGATCGTCGGCGCAGTCGGGCGGGGAGATGTATCTCGGAGGCGGGACATCCGTGCAGAGAGCATGCGGTTTCGACGACTCCGCATCCGAGATGGAGGCCTTCCTCCTCGCCGCTCTCGGACCTGACTGTGATCTCGAGAAGGTGCGGCTGTACTGCGAGAGCAGCGTCGCTCACTTCGATTGGCTGGTCGATCAGGGCGTGCCGTTCAAGAATTCGCTGTGGCCGACTCCGACGTGGGTCCCGCCCACCGACGACGGCTTGATGTGGATGGGGGAGAAGGCGTTCCCGTTCGCGGACTTGGCGACACCGGCTCCCCGCGGTCATCGGGTCACCGCTGACGGATTCGGCGGCAAGGTGCTGATGGACGTGCTCGGCCGCCGGGTCGCCGAGTCGAGAGTTGATGTGCACGTCGACACCGTCGCCCTCCGTCTTGTCGTCGACGGCAACGAGGTCGTCGGCGTGGCCGCACGACACTTCGACACGACGGTGACATATCGCGTGCGCGGTGGGGTGGTGATCACGACAGGTGGGTTCGCCGACAACAAGGCGATGCTCGCCGAACATGCACCGGCGCTTGTCGGTCTACCGGTCAACAGTGACGGGGGTGACGACGGGCGAGGTATCGCGCTCGCTCAGGCCGCAGGTGCCGCCGTCCGCCACATGTCAGCAGGTAAAGTCGGGATCTCGCTGATTCCCGGGATGGCTGTCAGAGGAATGGTCGTTGACGATCGTGGCAGGCGGTTCATCAACGAAGACGTGTATCCGGGCTTGATCGGGCAGGCCGCGCTGTTCAAACATGGACTGCGCGTCTGGGTGATCCTCGACGAGGAAGCGTTCGAGGAAGTTCCCGAAGTGGAACGATGGGGCGTGCGTCCGCACTATGTGGCGGAGACGCTCGCCGAACTGGAAGCCGAGATCGGCATGCCGGACGGGGCGCTCACGTCGACAGTCGGCGAGTACAACCGACATGCGGAGAACGGCGACGACCCGTACTTCCACAAGGCGCCCGAATGGATCAGGCCGCTGCGATCACCGTTCGCGGCGATCGACGTCCGACGCGGCATCGCGCCTCCCGAGCACGGTGGAAGTACCGGCGGAGCCGAGGTGTTCACCATCGGAGGCCTTCGGACGTCAACCGACGGAGAGGTGCTCGACATCGACGGACTTCCGATTCCCGGACTGTACGGCGCCGGCCGCGCAACCTCCGGTCTGCACTCGTGGGGCTACATCAGCGGCACTTCGCTGGGGGACGGGACATTCTTTGGTCGGCGCGCGGGAAGTGCGGCCGCGCGGAGGTCGAGCACGTCCGCGGAATAG
- the trxA gene encoding thioredoxin, with protein MATIDLTGSDFEQTIVDNKIVLVDFWAEWCGPCKQFAPTYSAVSEKFDDIVFAKVDTEAEQQLAAAASIRSIPTIMAFKDGHLVYNEAGALPPQALESLIGQIQELDVEKAIRESGQAQ; from the coding sequence ATGGCAACCATTGATCTGACAGGCTCAGACTTCGAGCAGACCATCGTCGACAACAAGATCGTCTTGGTCGACTTCTGGGCCGAATGGTGCGGACCCTGCAAGCAATTCGCGCCGACGTACAGCGCGGTGTCGGAGAAGTTCGACGACATCGTGTTCGCGAAGGTCGACACCGAGGCCGAGCAGCAGCTCGCGGCAGCGGCCAGCATTCGTTCGATCCCGACGATCATGGCGTTCAAGGACGGTCACCTCGTGTACAACGAGGCAGGGGCGTTGCCGCCGCAGGCACTCGAATCCCTGATCGGTCAGATCCAGGAACTCGACGTCGAGAAGGCGATCCGGGAGAGTGGTCAGGCGCAGTAG
- a CDS encoding lycopene cyclase family protein, giving the protein MTAGRPVDLAVVGAGPAGRALAHRALAAGLRVSLVDPSPTKAWTATYGMYADDCPSWLEPKSIAATASSFAVFTPERRVVQRGYVVLDSGRFQRSLSIDGATVTAARAQTVSATEVTCDDGAVIRARFVVDARGAFLVDVAGLTRQTAAGAFINSAERDVVLMDWRPVSDGDGPSFSYRVPLGDGRRLVEETCLAGRPPVSVADLAVRNADRGGATRIDEHVDFPMLVSSRPWRHRPGDALRFGAAGGMMNPATGYSVAQSLAAADVIVESVIAGRSPHAALWTRRARLAFRLRRLGLGVLVRLTVEDLIMFFDAFFRLEPDVQRGYLSTRDDAVGVLRAMWSVYRVLPCRLRLRVGAHSIRHIFFRNV; this is encoded by the coding sequence GTGACGGCCGGCCGACCAGTCGACCTGGCCGTCGTCGGAGCGGGTCCCGCCGGCCGGGCGCTCGCCCACCGTGCACTCGCCGCAGGTCTGCGTGTCAGTCTTGTCGACCCTTCTCCGACGAAGGCGTGGACCGCGACGTACGGCATGTACGCCGACGATTGTCCCTCGTGGCTCGAACCGAAGTCGATAGCGGCGACAGCGTCGTCGTTCGCCGTCTTCACACCCGAACGCAGGGTCGTTCAACGCGGATACGTCGTCCTTGATTCGGGACGGTTCCAGCGGTCGCTGTCGATCGACGGGGCGACGGTGACCGCCGCCCGCGCCCAGACAGTCTCGGCGACGGAGGTGACGTGCGACGACGGCGCCGTGATCCGGGCCCGGTTTGTCGTGGACGCTCGTGGAGCATTCCTTGTCGACGTCGCCGGGCTGACCCGACAGACGGCGGCGGGTGCGTTCATCAATTCCGCAGAGCGTGATGTTGTGCTCATGGACTGGCGACCCGTCAGCGACGGCGACGGTCCGTCCTTCAGCTACCGGGTCCCGCTCGGCGATGGTCGCCGACTCGTCGAGGAGACCTGCCTCGCCGGACGTCCGCCTGTATCGGTAGCCGACCTCGCAGTGCGGAACGCCGACCGAGGTGGAGCGACGCGGATCGATGAACACGTCGACTTCCCTATGCTCGTGTCGTCCAGACCCTGGCGGCACAGGCCGGGCGACGCGCTCCGGTTCGGAGCGGCCGGCGGCATGATGAATCCGGCCACTGGATACAGCGTGGCGCAATCACTGGCGGCGGCAGACGTCATCGTCGAGTCGGTGATCGCGGGCCGCAGTCCCCACGCCGCATTGTGGACGAGGCGTGCTCGGCTTGCGTTCCGCCTACGCCGATTGGGTCTCGGTGTTCTCGTGCGTCTCACCGTCGAGGACCTGATCATGTTCTTCGACGCCTTCTTCCGGCTCGAACCGGACGTGCAGCGCGGGTATCTCTCAACTCGCGACGATGCGGTGGGAGTGTTGCGGGCGATGTGGTCGGTCTACCGAGTGCTCCCCTGCCGTCTACGTCTGAGAGTCGGGGCGCATTCGATACGTCACATCTTCTTCAGGAACGTGTAG
- a CDS encoding SDR family oxidoreductase — translation MTTSNSTSSTDLTGRSALVTGGSRGIGLAVATELARRGSAVVITGRKPDALAEAADTIRAAVPGAVVGVVAGNTGDAAHRAEAVAAAVANGGIDILVNNTGINPIFGDLMQADLDGFRKLLDTNVVAALGYIQEAHRAGMADSGGAVVNIASVAGLRSTGVIAAYGASKAALIRLTEELAWQLGPTIRVNAIAPGIVKTKFAAGLLAAGEDAAAAPYPMKRLGSPEDIANAVAFLVGDDAAWITGETLRVDGGLLATGSL, via the coding sequence ATGACTACTTCGAACTCGACCTCTTCAACGGACTTGACTGGTCGCTCGGCACTGGTGACCGGCGGCAGCCGCGGCATCGGGTTGGCCGTCGCAACTGAACTCGCCCGCCGCGGGTCGGCCGTCGTCATCACCGGCCGCAAACCCGACGCACTCGCCGAGGCGGCCGACACGATCCGCGCGGCCGTCCCGGGCGCCGTGGTCGGCGTCGTCGCAGGCAACACCGGAGACGCCGCTCATCGCGCGGAAGCGGTCGCCGCCGCGGTCGCCAACGGAGGCATCGACATCCTCGTGAACAACACCGGAATCAACCCGATCTTCGGCGACCTCATGCAGGCCGACCTGGACGGGTTTCGCAAGTTGCTCGACACGAACGTCGTCGCCGCCCTCGGTTACATCCAGGAAGCGCATCGCGCGGGGATGGCCGACAGCGGTGGTGCGGTCGTGAACATCGCATCGGTCGCCGGTCTTCGGTCGACCGGAGTCATCGCCGCGTACGGTGCGTCGAAGGCTGCGCTCATTCGGCTCACCGAGGAACTCGCGTGGCAGCTCGGACCGACCATTCGGGTCAACGCCATCGCTCCCGGCATCGTCAAGACGAAATTCGCAGCGGGACTCCTCGCTGCAGGCGAGGACGCCGCGGCAGCGCCGTACCCGATGAAGCGGCTAGGCAGCCCCGAGGACATCGCCAACGCCGTCGCGTTCCTGGTCGGCGACGACGCCGCCTGGATCACCGGTGAGACGCTCAGGGTGGACGGCGGACTGCTGGCGACCGGAAGTTTGTGA
- a CDS encoding FUSC family protein has translation MRTTVRPDRDDHHHALRVLAGLLVPMSVLLLIGRPELLVYAVFGSFAGMYGRRVAGRPRIVRQVQAGGLLTLGVAIGVTLAAIGTPVWVLVIVETVYALVGSLAADVARLRPAGPFFFIFALGATATVPPDLVAPPLAVAICAATAVLAVGIGMIGVPRPLDGKPWLTGMRWLLRTPPSGVRVHAVRYAVAVGVAGAIGTVLGFDHANWAMAAAAVPLAAIDGTRPGDATTRAVLVRAGHRTLGTFAGLLIAAVLLAFDPGAAVVAAVAVFLLWPTELFMSRHYAVAIGFFTPLIMLMTELTAPAPPLEMLTLRGVDTLIGVAVGVAVAVMIPARPGRRRGVSRD, from the coding sequence ATGAGGACAACGGTGCGCCCCGACCGCGACGACCACCACCATGCGTTGCGAGTCCTCGCCGGTCTGCTCGTTCCGATGTCGGTTCTGCTGCTGATCGGTCGGCCCGAACTACTGGTCTACGCGGTCTTCGGATCATTCGCCGGCATGTACGGACGTCGGGTCGCAGGACGCCCGCGGATCGTCCGGCAGGTGCAGGCGGGAGGTCTGCTCACACTCGGAGTCGCGATCGGCGTCACGCTCGCCGCCATCGGCACTCCCGTCTGGGTCCTGGTGATCGTGGAGACGGTGTATGCGCTCGTCGGTTCACTCGCAGCCGACGTCGCGCGGCTGCGGCCCGCAGGGCCGTTCTTCTTCATCTTCGCTCTCGGCGCCACCGCGACCGTCCCTCCGGACCTCGTCGCTCCGCCGCTGGCTGTCGCGATCTGTGCCGCCACTGCAGTGCTCGCCGTGGGAATCGGAATGATCGGCGTCCCTCGTCCGTTGGATGGCAAACCCTGGCTCACCGGCATGCGGTGGCTACTCCGCACCCCGCCGTCCGGGGTGCGTGTCCACGCGGTCCGGTACGCAGTCGCCGTCGGCGTCGCGGGTGCCATCGGGACAGTCCTCGGTTTCGATCACGCCAACTGGGCGATGGCGGCGGCCGCCGTGCCGCTGGCGGCGATCGACGGGACCAGGCCCGGTGACGCGACAACGCGCGCGGTCCTCGTCCGAGCAGGTCATCGAACTCTGGGCACCTTTGCCGGGTTGTTGATCGCCGCGGTGCTGTTGGCGTTCGACCCGGGCGCTGCGGTAGTGGCCGCCGTGGCGGTGTTCCTACTGTGGCCGACGGAGCTGTTCATGAGCCGTCACTACGCGGTTGCGATCGGCTTCTTCACTCCGCTCATCATGCTCATGACCGAACTCACCGCGCCCGCACCGCCGTTGGAGATGTTGACTCTGCGCGGAGTCGACACGTTGATCGGGGTGGCGGTAGGCGTCGCGGTCGCGGTGATGATCCCTGCTCGGCCGGGTCGACGGAGGGGCGTCAGCCGCGACTGA
- a CDS encoding ABC-F family ATP-binding cassette domain-containing protein, producing the protein MITATDLEVRAGARTLLSAPGDQLRIQPGDRIGLVGRNGAGKTTSLRILAGETQPYAGEIRTSGPVGYLPQDPKEGDLDVLAKDRVLSARGLDEILASMAKQQALMEEAADDKIRDRAIVKYARLEERFSALGGYEAESDAARICSSLGLPDRVLEQPLRTLSGGQRRRVELARILFAASDGSGKSDMTLLLDEPTNHLDADSIAWLRTFLQNHDGGLVVISHDVDLLADVVNRVWFLDAVRGEADVYNMGWKRYLDARATDEQRRKRERANAEKKAGALRVQAAKLGAKATKATAAQQMLKRAERMMDELDEVRVADKTAHIRFPEPAPCGKTPLMASNLTKVYGSLEIFTGVDLAIDKGSRVVILGLNGAGKTTLLKLLAGVEKPDLGGLEPGRGLKVGYFAQEHDTLDDNATVWENIRHAAPDAGEQDLRGLLGAFMFTGPQLEQPAGTLSGGEKTRLALAGLVSSAANVLLLDEPTNNLDPISREQVLEALRSYTGAVVLVTHDPGAAEALEPQRVILLPDGTEDHWSDEYQELIELA; encoded by the coding sequence GTGATCACCGCGACCGACCTGGAAGTTCGAGCGGGCGCGAGGACCCTCCTGTCGGCGCCCGGAGACCAACTGCGCATTCAGCCCGGCGACCGCATCGGCCTCGTCGGCCGAAATGGAGCGGGCAAGACGACGTCCCTCCGCATCCTCGCAGGCGAGACGCAGCCGTACGCGGGCGAGATCCGCACGTCGGGTCCAGTCGGTTACCTTCCGCAGGATCCGAAGGAAGGCGATCTCGACGTCCTCGCGAAAGATCGTGTGTTGTCGGCGCGCGGCCTCGACGAGATCCTGGCGTCGATGGCCAAGCAGCAGGCGCTCATGGAAGAGGCCGCTGACGACAAGATCCGTGACCGCGCGATCGTCAAGTACGCCCGTCTCGAAGAGCGCTTCTCAGCGCTAGGCGGGTATGAGGCCGAGAGTGACGCGGCGCGTATCTGCAGCAGTCTCGGTCTGCCGGACAGGGTGCTCGAACAGCCGCTCCGGACGCTGTCGGGCGGTCAGCGACGTCGAGTTGAACTCGCTCGCATCCTGTTCGCGGCGTCCGACGGTTCGGGCAAGTCCGATATGACACTTCTCCTCGACGAGCCGACCAACCACCTCGACGCCGACTCGATCGCGTGGCTCCGTACCTTTCTGCAGAATCACGACGGCGGACTCGTCGTGATCAGTCACGACGTCGACCTGTTGGCCGATGTGGTGAATCGCGTGTGGTTCCTCGACGCCGTGCGCGGCGAGGCCGACGTGTACAACATGGGCTGGAAGCGGTATCTCGACGCGCGCGCCACCGACGAACAGCGCCGCAAACGTGAACGTGCGAATGCGGAGAAGAAGGCCGGAGCGCTTCGTGTGCAGGCCGCGAAGCTCGGCGCCAAGGCCACGAAGGCGACTGCAGCGCAGCAGATGCTCAAACGCGCCGAACGCATGATGGACGAGCTCGACGAGGTGCGCGTCGCCGACAAGACGGCGCACATCCGCTTCCCAGAGCCGGCGCCTTGTGGAAAGACGCCGCTCATGGCGTCGAACCTCACCAAGGTGTACGGATCGCTCGAGATCTTCACCGGAGTCGACCTGGCCATCGACAAGGGCAGCCGCGTGGTGATCCTCGGACTCAACGGTGCGGGCAAGACCACATTGCTGAAGCTGCTCGCCGGGGTGGAGAAACCCGACCTCGGGGGACTCGAACCCGGCCGTGGGCTCAAGGTGGGTTACTTCGCGCAGGAACACGACACCCTCGACGACAACGCGACGGTGTGGGAGAACATCCGGCATGCCGCACCCGATGCGGGGGAACAGGACTTGCGAGGTCTCCTCGGCGCGTTCATGTTCACGGGCCCTCAGCTCGAGCAGCCCGCGGGCACCCTGTCGGGCGGCGAGAAGACGCGACTGGCCCTTGCCGGGCTGGTGTCGTCGGCGGCGAACGTGCTGCTGCTCGACGAGCCGACCAACAACCTCGATCCGATCTCGCGTGAGCAGGTCCTCGAGGCGCTGCGAAGCTACACCGGAGCCGTCGTGCTGGTGACTCACGACCCCGGTGCAGCGGAGGCTCTTGAACCGCAGCGGGTGATTCTGCTGCCCGACGGCACCGAGGATCACTGGTCCGACGAGTACCAGGAGCTCATCGAGCTCGCCTGA
- a CDS encoding class F sortase produces MATRRTSRIAAALAAPMTLLVTVALVSGCGEQPASPTPTQGRQSLRPPVTAVSDHPSTPVSLEIDDEGAPTDPVATDAEGTLLPPTDIGRLGWWVDSSLPGSGSGTVVVAGHVDDIVQGAGYAARFADLTAGDTVTLVTASRARIDYHVTSVIDAQKNGTGTDAVPYDELNRQTGPETLALVTCGGPFVGPPLGYRDNIIAFASPS; encoded by the coding sequence ATGGCCACACGCCGAACGAGTCGGATCGCCGCTGCACTCGCCGCCCCGATGACGCTTCTCGTCACGGTGGCGCTCGTCTCCGGATGCGGAGAGCAGCCGGCGTCCCCCACCCCGACACAGGGGCGACAGAGCCTGCGACCACCGGTGACCGCGGTGTCCGATCACCCGTCCACTCCGGTCAGCCTTGAGATCGACGACGAGGGTGCGCCCACGGATCCGGTCGCGACCGACGCCGAGGGCACCCTTCTGCCACCGACTGACATCGGACGCCTCGGCTGGTGGGTCGACTCGTCGCTCCCCGGATCGGGTTCCGGGACGGTCGTCGTCGCCGGGCACGTCGACGACATCGTGCAGGGCGCGGGTTATGCGGCCCGATTCGCCGATCTGACTGCCGGTGACACCGTGACCCTGGTGACCGCGTCGCGTGCCAGGATCGACTACCACGTGACGTCGGTGATCGACGCGCAGAAGAACGGGACCGGAACCGATGCAGTGCCCTACGACGAGCTCAACCGCCAGACCGGCCCGGAGACCCTGGCGTTGGTGACGTGTGGCGGACCGTTCGTCGGCCCGCCGCTCGGCTATCGCGACAACATCATCGCGTTCGCGTCGCCCTCGTGA
- a CDS encoding prealbumin-like fold domain-containing protein, which translates to MDRRQTPRRRRRLAIGAVVILLIVGVSPAAADPITTTGPDSHVPRTFTPPRAGTPSVTPRTGTPMPDASRPPHRPRLTPSTAPGLTTLPSTQPTTPVPTTPSPAEPSIPPTISITPTSELTGDGTVSVLALDSDTGEPVRGAELQITDTNGRRSIVTPTSITVPAGEITITASGAPDGYRYEGSLFRSGVVEPGKISSFTFQLRRKPVGGGSIVAVARDRVTGAPLRGAAFTVETCAGDLVETVFTGVDGTARLTGVPAGCHSVTESGTPTGFVVDADQRRITVVDRKKVTVTVYDLPSRYRVVRDPAHRVPVKSVPTGMGG; encoded by the coding sequence ATGGATCGACGACAGACGCCGCGCAGGCGACGCCGCCTTGCGATCGGCGCAGTCGTGATCTTGCTCATCGTCGGCGTCTCTCCTGCCGCCGCTGATCCGATCACCACAACGGGCCCGGACTCGCATGTTCCGCGCACGTTCACACCACCTCGCGCCGGAACGCCGTCGGTCACGCCGCGCACGGGTACACCGATGCCGGATGCCAGCCGCCCACCTCACAGGCCGCGGCTGACACCGTCCACCGCGCCGGGCCTGACGACGCTTCCCTCGACACAACCGACGACGCCCGTCCCGACGACACCATCGCCGGCCGAACCGAGCATCCCGCCGACGATCTCGATCACCCCGACGTCGGAACTCACCGGTGACGGCACTGTGTCGGTGCTAGCCCTCGATTCGGACACTGGTGAACCCGTACGCGGCGCCGAGCTCCAGATCACCGACACGAACGGTCGGCGCTCGATCGTCACGCCGACCAGCATCACTGTTCCTGCAGGTGAGATCACGATCACCGCATCCGGCGCGCCCGACGGATACCGCTACGAAGGCAGCCTCTTCCGATCCGGCGTTGTGGAACCGGGAAAGATCAGCTCCTTCACCTTCCAACTCCGGCGGAAACCCGTCGGCGGCGGGTCAATCGTGGCGGTGGCGCGCGATCGAGTGACGGGAGCGCCGCTGCGCGGCGCGGCCTTCACCGTCGAGACATGCGCGGGCGACTTGGTCGAGACCGTGTTCACCGGAGTCGACGGCACCGCGCGTCTGACCGGTGTGCCCGCAGGATGCCATTCGGTCACTGAATCGGGAACACCGACGGGGTTCGTCGTCGACGCCGATCAACGCCGTATCACCGTGGTCGACCGCAAGAAGGTCACAGTGACCGTTTACGACTTGCCGAGCCGTTATCGAGTGGTTCGCGACCCGGCCCACCGGGTGCCCGTGAAGTCGGTGCCGACCGGCATGGGCGGGTGA
- a CDS encoding alpha/beta hydrolase: MTDPTQVWFDSSGTRCSGWFFPVEGSTPEPVIVMAHGLGGTVDAGLTPFARRFAENGYPVFAFDYRGFGESEGSPRQKVSLTGQVDDYRAACRAVADLPGVDPARIVLWGVSLAGGHVLQAAVGRDDVGAVLALVPMVSGMAAARHALPLHSPATLARSTATGLVSSVRQRLGGAPATIPLVGPPGSLAALTVDGYQEAYESIAGPSWRNEVDASIGSELGRYRAHKAASSVHAPLLVQIADFDQAAPPHAAAKAAFAGKAQVRHYPCDHFDVFDGRDWFEPALTHQLDFLAATFH, translated from the coding sequence GTGACCGATCCGACGCAGGTCTGGTTCGATTCATCCGGCACGCGGTGCTCCGGCTGGTTCTTCCCCGTCGAGGGCTCAACGCCGGAGCCGGTGATCGTGATGGCCCACGGGCTCGGCGGCACCGTCGACGCCGGACTGACGCCCTTCGCCCGACGTTTCGCCGAGAACGGCTATCCGGTGTTCGCATTCGACTACCGCGGTTTCGGCGAGTCCGAAGGCTCGCCCCGGCAGAAGGTGTCGCTCACCGGGCAGGTCGACGACTACCGTGCCGCCTGCCGCGCAGTGGCCGACCTCCCGGGCGTCGATCCGGCGCGGATCGTGCTCTGGGGCGTCTCGCTGGCTGGCGGCCACGTGCTGCAGGCCGCTGTCGGTCGCGACGACGTTGGCGCGGTGTTGGCCCTGGTCCCGATGGTGAGCGGCATGGCCGCAGCACGTCACGCTCTACCGCTGCATTCGCCCGCCACATTGGCGCGGTCGACGGCGACCGGTCTGGTCAGCAGCGTGCGGCAGCGATTGGGAGGCGCTCCGGCAACCATTCCTCTCGTCGGTCCGCCCGGTTCGCTCGCCGCACTCACCGTCGACGGGTACCAGGAGGCGTATGAGTCGATCGCCGGACCGAGTTGGCGCAACGAGGTCGACGCGTCGATCGGTTCGGAGCTCGGACGTTACCGTGCGCACAAGGCGGCGTCGTCCGTGCATGCGCCGTTGCTTGTCCAGATCGCCGACTTCGACCAGGCGGCTCCCCCGCATGCCGCGGCGAAGGCGGCGTTCGCGGGAAAAGCCCAGGTCCGACACTATCCCTGCGACCATTTTGACGTCTTCGACGGGCGCGACTGGTTCGAACCGGCGCTCACCCACCAACTCGACTTCCTGGCCGCCACGTTTCACTGA